The genomic region TAGTTGTATACTAATCAAAATATGCTGTTAAatcattactttatattttaataaagtaggtTTGTTaagaatatgtcaaatcatcaaaaaatactaaattatctatggttttttaatacttttgatTAGAGTATTGACAAAACGCCACAAAACTACGTGTGAGTAAGGTCCATGCTGGATACTAATTTGGATACTAATTAAAACGTAAATAGTTTCAACGTAAAACGATAACAAGGTCGTCAGGCGGACAGCCGTAAGTCTGCCGAATTATGGTCTCATGCGTTTGCACACTGCACATAAATTGGACAAACTCAAGCGGATGAATATAATAACTGTAGTAACTGCAACCATTGCTGCTTTTACTACACGAAGTTTATCTATGTAATACTTAGACatactgatttttattattttagcggCGAGTGGAAAAGTGGCGTGCAATGGAGTCTTGGACAAGATATAGCCAACAGTACCGTTGGTATTGTGGGTTTGGGAGGAATTGGACAGGCCGTGGTCCGTAGACTAAAAGGCTTTGATGTCGCTAAGTTTATATATAGCGGACGCACAGATAAAAAAGAAGGTTCAAACTTAAtgcatttattttctatttggtACACTATTAAGTCAAAATTATCCGTTTGAACTCTTTAGATACAACCCGGTTACAGTATCTGCACCCCGCGATTGATGACGTCATATATATTCTAGTACGGTGTGAAAAACAAACATCActagaaagaaatattaataacataaaaaagtataatttttcaaataattaatgtgATGATGGAAAAGAAATAGGGCAAGAAAGACGGTAAAGGACATCTCATTCCAGCAAGGTGCTCAGATACTGTGACCGTATTCTAGTTAAACTAACATTCTGACAAAAGCAATAATTATTCTTCTACTGACTTAACTTTAAGCTTGATCTATTCAATAAGTAGCTGTGGCAAATATATAATGCAGTTTTTTATCgtagttacaaaaatattgtcgTTTTCTAAACAGGTTTACCAGAAAATATCCATAGACAAAAAAAGTAGtctcttaaaacatttttttttaaatacaataaacacgATACAAAAACgtgacggcgtgtttttgctttaaatttgtaatgtgtattttgttctttttattttttattttataaaaatgtctacataaatataaataaattatttaatttgaaaacataGTGATCGCATATCGATAAATGATAAACCATCATTGATCATTTTTACAAAGTtcgtgtatttattaatttaactcaaATTTGGCACGTTATAAAACTATATGCGAACTTCATAATTTTTCGTCAGCTTAAAATCtggataaatttattattattatctgtccCGTAACACACTACATTCAAAACAATTGAGAtcatcaaaattttataaacggGCTTGAATAATGAAGTAAACTTAAGTtcatataactaaaattatagattaattttggttttttatgtagggtagtatatattttttttgggtTCAATTTATTacagtgttatttttattgttttttacggttctttataataaattgcagCAAAAGACTTGGGAGTAAGTCGCGTGTCATTACAAGAATTATTAAAGGCAAGCGACTTCGTCATACTGTGCTGTCCTCTCACAAATGAGACGAAACACATAATGAATGCTGATAATCTTAGCATTATGAAGAAAACGTCCGTTCTTGTTAACATAGGACGAGGAGGTATGTAAGATTGTTGTATTCATatcataaatgtatgtaatacatatattatggtTTTTTTCTCCACAGATAACTTCTCTAAATAActatttggtggtagagcttagtGGGAGCCCACCTGGGTACATACCACCAAATCAGATGTTCTATATTATACAAGTATTAGCAGTTATCACTTTCTTGGATAGTATACGCCTACAGACGTCATAACAATTACTTAGATATTGTGCCTAGTATACTGTCCCTCAAAATTTCAATCGAATCAGAATCAAATTCTCTTATGTATGCAGTATTGTCCTATTCTAAAAGTTTATATGTTCTTAATTTCCTCGGGAATAGCGCTACTtaggtatatgtatatgattCTTATAAATTAGAGAATGCTAGGGATACTATCTATGCAAAGCATTCGATTCTGTACCCTACGAAATACTTATAAACTATCCATAGATCCcgagttcaaacccgaacaCTTGTACTCTATAAAATGTTCTGCGCAGTTGCTTAAGATTGGACGCCGTcgctgaaatcggtcaggaggttATCACATTGTAACAATACTCGAAAttgaataagatattttaattcgtAACGGTTTTGTTCTAGGTCTTGTAGATCAAGCTGCTTTGTATAACGCGCTGAAGAGTGGGGAGATATTTGCAGCCGGATTAGACGTCACAACACCAGAACCGTTAGACAAGGATGACCCTATAGTTTCTCTCCCTAATTGTTGtgagtaaaaaatatgtaataatttatttcttcaagTAAAAGAGACAATTGCGAATCGGGCTTAAGCCCTTCACTCAAgtgaagaataaaaataataaatgtaataacaattgtattaaatgctactatgatatatttatagccttaggcttaaaataaaattaccaaatTTCTAAGTAACTAGTTGTATCACAATAATATTGCTCCAgtcgaaatttattatattgatattgtttCAGACATAATTCCACACTTGGGCAGCGCTACCGTAGAAACCAGAAATGCCATGGCTAAAATATCAGCTGAAAATATACTTTTGGCTCTTAAAGAAAAACCAATGAAGTGTCCTATATCATTATAAATGAACACAAACAACATACGTTACTACAAAtcgttttaaatgttaaaattgtatttaattaaattgatatttaaaaaaactatatatttgtattaagcaaTAAATATCGATACTAcataattgacatatttattttcttatcgcTAATTTTAATCAAGAACGAGAAAATAACTTACTAAATACTCAAATCATTTAATAGATAAAACactacaaaattacaaaattaattggcAGAATAAATTAACTCTCGTTTATCTAAACTAGggcgttaaaaaaatatgaatcgtATTTATCAgtaaaaacattacattcaCCCACGCTCGATCTTGTTTCGGAACAAGTGTAGCTTAGCAACCTTGATTACATTCAGATCAGAAGACAGAACGCAAGTAGCGCGTCAAATGATAACAAGTGCTATCTCTAGTGATTGAAATACTGATTAAATACTGttacataaatactataatGCTATATTTAATCACTGTCACGGCAGTAGTGGGCGTGTTGTTACCGGCGCACAACGCATTGTCAACAAACATGACGAAAAACCTAAAAGTTCTCGTGTCTTCGAACGACTATCCTTCCAGTGGGTTGGATGTACTTCGCGAacagtatgtatatttataatattattgggtACTCGATTTATATCAACAATCGATATCGCtgtattctaattatatttttgttaaaatataacctCTAGAGGGGATACTTTTAAGTAAACTACCAATATTATTTTGGAAatagaagttattttattttcttaccttgatttttattattctagaaGTAATTTTCTTAGGGTATATATACGTTTACAAATATGAgtacatacaatttaattatatctgaGGTTAACCGCATTTTCTGTCTAATCTATAACAATCGACTGTTCTATTTCACACTTTTTTTACCAACTTAAAtcacagattaaatatattcaatgtatTCGCAATCAAAAACCATTACTAAgtcaatataagaaaaaaaaacgtgatgtttattcattttaagcGGCTTTAAACAATGTTAAATCTATTTGTTatcataaaaatcaaaacactAAACCTTTACAGTCTTCCATAATTAaccgttaaatttaatttcaaaagagattataaaaaaatatgaatgaataacatattttatatctattgtgTATTCACAGGCAAAATTACTTCATAATGTACAGTGAAGTGTTTTGGTCGAACGTCATGTCATGTTTTTCCATTTTGCAATCTAATACCTATGGTCGTACGTCATGACGTTGAGTGATTTTATGTACAGATAACCATTGAGTTTGCTTGTtcaattttgcattttttttttaatactttttgtattgcgtaaaattgtattaactataaatatactatacaatTAAATAGGTATTGTGTCAGTCACAATACACGTGATTAAGATACAAAAGGCTGCACCACACAGATATAGTTTGCAGCAAACGCAGCGAGTGCGAAACGTAACATACGCTAGAGATTCAAATACTTAGCACCCATTCATTGcacattctaccaccaaacacaATAGCAATTGTTGTGTTTATGCTTAAAGTAGTTAGAGTGATGTAGCCAGTGCAACAACAAGCACAAGGTACTTAACATCTTATTTTCCAAGGTTAGAGGAAACTAGCCAGAAACACACTTACAAATTTAGAcaaagattatattttacattatgtgaaacaaaaaacataacaaatatgttttacaaCAGTTTCACGGTGGTTCAGAGCCCATACAACAATTTTGGGGAAGAAGGCGCTAATGAAAACAAGGCAGAACTGCTCAAACTTATACCTGGCTCATCAGCACTGGTATGGATATCGCATCATCCCATCACGAAAGAATTGCTGGACAAAGcaggtatatataataactgtatATGATTCCGATTTTGTTACACACATTCCCCTAACCTATTTTGACAAAACTAAAAgacaactatttttaaacacacGTAAGAAAGAGAAAGCTATATCTTTCGTCGTGTCAAATTAGTATAGGGGTTGTGCTTGTGCAAAAGCTTTCATCGATCGATTGTCGTACTCTAATGTCAAGGCTCTGTGATCTTTTTGCGtccatttttgttataataacgtAACAGAAATAGCTAAATGAACCTATAAAAACTGCATGTACGATAATATTGCATACACAAAACACTGACATTTTGAAGAACACattatacacattttaaaataaaagaaattggcgattttctatttaaaactaGAAcaacgtatatattatatatatatatatatacctactcctcaaaaagaggagaggaggcccctagcccagcagtgggacattcacaggcttggCTTGGTTACGGTATTACggtatattgatataatattcatgtatgaataaatatatcattcgaaAGGTAATTTGTCCCTAATGCTTCATAGCCgttctaataattttaagcacGTTTAAAAGGAACGCATtactacataatttataaatgacaaaatgaTATTCTAAAGTAATTAATGAAGTGTCACACTAATATACTGATTCTCCTAAATAAtgctctatttatatatttttttacaaatgcttataaataaaatcaaaaatcatttatttattggataTATTCAgatatgcttaatttatgtatttatgtgaaaatacctaacaatataaattagacatagtatttattaaaataattcaaataaacatatacTTTACTCAAGTAGAAACACGATTTTATGAGTCGTCATCGTTTTACTAATATGTACTATATGTAGACACGCGGCTTCGGTCGTGTCATCATTCAGAATTGTTTCATTCTAATGATCATAGTCCAATTCATCATATccaattatcataaaataaagtgTTTTCATAAAACGTTTATCCCTTTTAGcactttttttttcgctggaaaaacgcgttccgcgtttcccccacgggaatagtagggggtatgtggggcaaggcgccgagtgcgccccgaacatcggaatacccaccaaaaaaccagcggtgccctatccgtcataacgaggagcgccacgggatcgctttcgcatgctaccgtgacgctctgacgtaTCCCCTTTAGCACTACCTTAGgggttacattttcaaaaaccATTATTTAGTGTCTACTATATAAAAGGAaccgatatatatatgtatgtatacagaCTCTTccaatatattacatatgtatgttaattatacacaaataacGCAATTACGCTTTCTATCATCAATACAATCTTGTATTGATtaatatacgttttttgagtAATATTAGTTACGAGAGTTAAAATTCTATGGTATTTCTTACCCTAGAAAGAATTTATTGGATTTATGAAATCAGAAAATCAAATTGTTAAAAGATTGTGTATGGAGCCTTTATTTCTCGTGTTTATACGTCTGTCGCACATTCTAACAACGTGCAGCTCCGGCCTTGGTGTAGAGCGAGAGGGATCGCTTGATGGGGATCAAGGAGCGcgataatttcaaatacaatttcCAAGGGTACATACGTATtgttagatttttataaatgtgttaattattatttatataaaaataactgaaattCAATTTATGTGAAGTGAAAGCTTCGACCAAAGGGCGCTGAAATACAATCTCACTGAATGAAGTATCTTTATCAAATATACAATGTCACAAATACCTTACCACATGGACGCTTTAGATTTATCACAAGTATACACCTACATAAGTACTACAATTAAGGTCgataatataagtatagtaaaatatattaaaatcgtaGCACCATCTATTCGGACTTaattttgcgtttttttttctggcaataaatatgatttatattacaaGAATATTAAACCGTAAtccatttttttcttaatgtacatatttttgtaaatttcattatttcaagTTACCgaagtcattttttatatatttttacttgtaatcaacaggGTTACAAAAATGGTTGTACATTTATTACTCATTACTGAAGTAAGGCCACAtaggattataattttataatacaaagcttgagaaaaaataaaagtagacatattataagtatttatatttacagttaaaaaatataaaataaaaacattcttgcTTAATAACAATGCAAGAAaatcgttaaataaaaaaaatagtaaaatatattattgtgttcataAGTGTTTATTTCTTAAAGGTCCTCAACTGAAGATCGTGAGCACAGCTTCCGCCGGTTACAACCACTGCAACGTGCCAGAACTGAAGGTCCGCGGTATCAAACTTTCGAACACCCCCAATGTTCTCAGCTCTGCTGTAGCGGAAATCGCTGTTGGACTCATCCTGGGAGCTGCTAGACGATTCACAGAGAACTTAGAACAAGTCCGCAAGTAAATGTGacttataatatgatttaagatTTGTTTCTCACGAAAAaactatagatatatatgtatttttacaatttactaGCTTAATGCTTCACAAAGAACAACCTTTAGAAGTACAGGAAaccaaattacttatatattacatcaCACTAGTAACCGCTACCTCAAAATTACTCAACCATTTTAGAAACTTTCTCCTTATTAGgactataattttattggttCAGGCTCTTGTACTTCCAATAACTGATTACACTTATGTAAGTTATCCCAACCTTTCtgaaatttatctaaataaactAGACCggcttttaaacaatattattcggTTTGTCTTCTGCATTGGAAAATTTGATCATatcatgatgatgataatgtcctcctgacagATTTCGTtcacaattaaaatatgtaattcataTGCTGAAAGTCACGTgatataatatgcaataaaataCTACATAAAAATAGCTTCACACGTTATCGTTTAGAGGCATTACGCAGGAAGTTGCTTGGTGAACGAAGTATTTATCATGTCAAAGCAGATAAAGATTAACTGTTGAGCAAAATCGATTCTTTTTTTAACgtgaacaaatataaaataatttaacaagtgtgaaaaatgatttattaaaataagtactcTTCGTTTAAAACgaagattttaattatgtttttttgccTTGTGTCaaaaaatgtgttaaatgtAACAATCTGAATTTCATAGTAAGATTTTTGAGACTTTAACCATTTACTTCTCTTAAAGGGGAGAGTGGGAAAATGGATTCGACAAGGTATTGGGACAAGACGTAAGAGGCAGTACCGTAGGCATTGTAGGCCTCGGTGGTATTGGTCAAGCCACCGTCAAGAGGCTGTCCGGCTTTGAAGTCGGCAAGTTTCTTTACACTGGCCATAGAGAAAAGCCTGAAGGTAAGCtaataaaaacaactaaaaataattacttataaatatattataaatgttttcaataaaataaatattttcatgatttaaaatataaaatggaaacAACAACAGCTTAATCCGGCTTACATAGGACCAGTACAATTCTTAAAATCCGCACTACAATAAATTTCGGAGCGGCTTTGTAAGCCCGAGCGTAGGTAACACCCACACATTAGATATCCTATCGCCACACATCAATACTCTGTATGTGTTCTCGTTTAAAGCGTGGGTGAGCTTCATGATCATATTAGTTCCTGTgtccaaattttattttagcgatttattaattatcatattggtatattttattttcaatacattaCGTGTCATTTAAGGTCTTGAAAGGATGACCTGCGAATTAAGATCCTGTAGACTTGTATAGCTATTCTGTTAGCTCTGCAAGTCTACAGGTGTAGTGTATGGGATCATGACCATGGGAACTAAAACGTAAcccttgtaattacactagctcacttcaTTTTCACACCGGtacacagcaatacaaaattaaatagtgGTTGCTACTTGCGTACCCAGACGTCCTTACAAAGCCCTAACAAGTTCTGTAATCCAGTTCAGATTAGCCAACTCAGTTCTTAATttcgttaataatttttaagttaataaacgaatttcaaaattaaagctAAGCGATTGgcgatatttattttgaatcaaaCGTAGACCACTAAGCTTGTCGTTTGAGGTGTACAACAATGGTTTTTGACGTGTGAAGtgtcctattaaaaaaaaaatattatcagcaTATGCTTAGCTTGTATATCAATGATAGTTATTTGTATTAGTTAACAGAACACAGTTATTCTTTTGCAGCGAAAGCACTCAACGCGGAGTTCACATCACTTGATAACCTTCTAGAACAGAGTGACTTCGTAGTGCTGGCAGTGCCTCTGACTGACGAAACTCGTCACATGATCAACAGCACTACCCTCGGGAAAATGAAGAAGAATGCCATCCTTGTCAACGTTGGACGTGGCGGTAAGAACACATACTCACATAATCGTCTGAACGGGCCTTAaatcaattgaattaataaaaatcgattGAATTCATTTTAGgtgattcaatttaaaatttattttcaaactaccgtcgtttatttatttgttaagctCTActgaaaaatttttttattgaaatgaaaattaactactATATTTACCATAGGAGTGAAGCATCACTCATATCTTTCCTAAGtacttatacaaaaatattgacaaatttaactttgatttgattgtatattaaaattggatAACAAATAGTCGGTTTTACTTaacttataaagtattttaatagtaatgtgctttataactaatttataaagcACATTACTATTAAagtataatgaatattataataaataaaaatacaattaacagATTTAGTGGACCAAGAGGCCTTGTATGAGGCTTTAAAGAACAAGAATATCTATGCAGCAGGACTTGACGTCACCACACCGGAGCCTCTGCCAAAGGATCACAAGCTATTAACACTGCCTAATTTATGTAAGAAATTTCTGACAATTTACACTAATTTTTCTCccataataaacttaaaataataataatatcctgagaaaCTTTTtgtacacacggccatctgatcccaatttaagcttgtactatggaaaccagacaactgatatactacatatactatttttctattgtaaatacatacttatatagataattacaaccagactcaggacaaacagacatgttcatgcacacaaatatctgccctgggtgggaatcgaacccacaaccttcggcgtgaaaggtaagcatccaccaaccacgccaaccggctcgtcaaacaaataattaagatGCAAGtggaatgaaataatatatattaaaggatTCCTATGTTTTAGTTGTCCTGCCTCATATTGGAAGTGCCACTCTGCGTACAAGAAGCGACATGGCTGTTCTTGCCTCCAACAATGTAGTTAACGCCCTCACCGGGAAGCCATTAATTACCCCTGTGCTGCCTTGATCCAAACTAAGATGAATTATCCATTTACTTAAAAATCTAACAAAAGTTATGTgacttaaattgtattatttctttagattattactaataatttacatcaaatcaatatttaattatttttcgataATTAACTTGCATCACTAATTTAAATggaatgtatgaaatattttataatgattaagaCAATAATtgcaatgttattaaataactcAATTtccttcaaataaaaatattattatactatctttgattttttattttcattaattataattttgattatccataaaatattgaaaattttgtatttcagAAATGGCTTTAATGAATTGGCTCAAATTTGGTATTTAGATACAAGctttttatgttaattgttatatttgtcTACTGAAAAAtcacaattatttacaaaaaaatgtataaatatataattattagagcAAAACGAAGCTCAGTTGCCCAGGTAAtacatatgataatataattattgatacaaaaaatatagacaaacaggatatttatattttatttacattaaagcaaCATCCAAATATAAGCTGACACTATTGTtagtataaattgaaatatggtattgttcttaaagaatagaTGTATACAggaaacagttttaaaataaagcgttgtattttaaaatggttttctttatcagaattatttaaaaaaaaaatttataatttcgaGTATAAAACAGAATGACAAACAAAATGATTTCCTCTAAAcccatttcaaaataatttttttaaggttCAAGTCAccatattttctaatatttaacaGAGCTCATCTCGAAACTTgacacatatattaatataatattttaattaagtaactacatatataaaagtagaaatatatacacacacatgtaATTACACTCATGGAGCATCTGCCACAATAGTTCCTAGGTCCTTCAAAAAAGGTTCTATTTGGCTTTCCAAAGATAATATGTGGCCAGTGTTGCAATTGTCACTGCCAATAAATGTTATCACTAATGGTAGTTTATTCATTTGTATcacctaaaataaattaaaattgtttatttcatatttttatgtctacagtatataacataaagtgaaaaaaaaagggTATTTGAAGttgtatattaagttatttgGTGTAAAAATAAGTTTCAGCCATTCAAGAGATGGTACTACCCGTAAATTTTGGTTAAAATGTTCAAATGTAAATTGTCTTATCGTAAGGTTGGACATCCAGCAACACTGTAATTTTGTAGTATTAGCGAATTTGTATCACACATTGTATTGCATTACACACTTTTCTTTGCATGGAATTGTCTAGTTTTGAGCCAAATAAGCGTCATTTGCGGCAAATTTTGATTTACTTCTTTAGTTTGAAGAAATCTGCATCAGAAGCGCATCTTTTGCTTCTAGAAATAAATGGTAAGGCTGCTATAAGTAGAAGTTTTTGTGAGTGCTTCCAAAAGTTTAAAAATGGTGAGTTTGAGGTCGAAGACAGAGAAAGTA from Nymphalis io chromosome 11, ilAglIoxx1.1, whole genome shotgun sequence harbors:
- the LOC126771760 gene encoding glyoxylate reductase/hydroxypyruvate reductase-like, whose protein sequence is MSLKRVLIVNKMFPSAGLELLKRELETVVLPIMDYEADSLPTIKAKISAGFDGLVWNTKHRLTGEILDLAGPRLKAVTTNASGIDHIDTDELKKRNIPLGNTPNVLDNAVADIAVGLMIGAARRFKEGIKELEAGEWKSGVQWSLGQDIANSTVGIVGLGGIGQAVVRRLKGFDVAKFIYSGRTDKKEAKDLGVSRVSLQELLKASDFVILCCPLTNETKHIMNADNLSIMKKTSVLVNIGRGGLVDQAALYNALKSGEIFAAGLDVTTPEPLDKDDPIVSLPNCYIIPHLGSATVETRNAMAKISAENILLALKEKPMKCPISL
- the LOC126771758 gene encoding glyoxylate reductase/hydroxypyruvate reductase-like is translated as MLYLITVTAVVGVLLPAHNALSTNMTKNLKVLVSSNDYPSSGLDVLREHFTVVQSPYNNFGEEGANENKAELLKLIPGSSALVWISHHPITKELLDKAGPQLKIVSTASAGYNHCNVPELKVRGIKLSNTPNVLSSAVAEIAVGLILGAARRFTENLEQVRKGEWENGFDKVLGQDVRGSTVGIVGLGGIGQATVKRLSGFEVGKFLYTGHREKPEAKALNAEFTSLDNLLEQSDFVVLAVPLTDETRHMINSTTLGKMKKNAILVNVGRGDLVDQEALYEALKNKNIYAAGLDVTTPEPLPKDHKLLTLPNLFVLPHIGSATLRTRSDMAVLASNNVVNALTGKPLITPVLP